The Rattus rattus isolate New Zealand chromosome 1, Rrattus_CSIRO_v1, whole genome shotgun sequence genome includes a region encoding these proteins:
- the Tnfrsf18 gene encoding tumor necrosis factor receptor superfamily member 18 translates to MLERELLKPANRRLGRSTMGAWAMLYGVSLICVLDLGQQSIAEEPSCGPGRVRNGTGTNTRCCSLCGPDKEDCPKGRCICVKPEYHCEDPQCKTCKHYPCQPGQRVESQGNIKFGFQCVDCAMGTFSAGREGHCRLWTNCSQFGFLTVFPGNKTHNAVCIPEPLPTEQYGHMTVIFLVMAACILFLTTVQLGLHIWQLRRQHTCPRETQPLLEVQSPPAEDACSFQFPEEERGEQMEEKCRLGDRWP, encoded by the exons aTGTTGGAGCGGGAACTCCTAAAACCAGCCAACAGAAGACTCGGGAGAAGCACTATGGGAGCATGGGCCATGCTGTATGGAGTCTCGCTGATCTGTGTGCTGGACCTAGGTCAGCAGAGCATTGCTGAGGAGCCTAGCTGCGGTCCTGGCAGGGTCCGGAATGGAACTGGCACGAACACACGCTGCTGCAGCCTGTGTGGTCCAG ACAAGGAGGACTGTCCAAAAGGAAGGTGCATATGTGTCAAGCCTGAGTACCACTGCGAAGACCCTCAGTGCAAGACCTGCAAACACTACCCCTGCCAACCAGGCCAGAGGGTGGAGTCTCAAG GGAATATTAAGTTTGGCTTCCAGTGCGTTGACTGTGCCATGGGTACCTTCTCTGCAGGTCGTGAGGGTCACTGCAGACTTTGGACCAA CTGTTCTCAGTTTGGATTTCTCACCGTGTTCCCCGGGAACAAGACCCACAATGCTGTGTGCATCCCGGAGCCACTGCCCACTGAGCAATATGGCCATATGACTGTCATCTTCCTGGTCATGGCTGCATGCATTCTCTTCTTAACCACAGTCCAGCTCGGCCTACACATATGGCAGCTGAGGAGGCAACACACGTGTCCCCGAG AGACCCAGCCGCTCCTGGAGGTGCAGTCACCACCAgctgaggatgcttgcagcttcCAGTTTCCTGAGGAGGAACGTGGGGAGCAGATGGAAGAAAAGTGTCGTCTGGGGGACCGGTGGCCATGA